The following coding sequences are from one Cervus canadensis isolate Bull #8, Minnesota chromosome 4, ASM1932006v1, whole genome shotgun sequence window:
- the LOC122440674 gene encoding calcium homeostasis endoplasmic reticulum protein isoform X3, whose amino-acid sequence MEMPLPPDDQELRNVIDKLAQFVARNGPEFEKMTMEKQKDNPKFSFLFGGEFYSYYKCKLALEQQQRAASPPLLPVICKQQAPELEPAATLPPLPQPPLAPAAPVAPAQGTPSMDELIQQSQWNLQQQEQHLLALRQEQVTAAVAHALEQQMQKLLEETQLDMNEFDNLLQPIIDTCTKDAISAGKNWMFSNAKSPPHCELMAGHLRNRITADGAHFELRLHLIYLINDVLHHCQRKQARELLAALQKVVVPIYCTSFLAVEEDKQQKIARLLQLWEKNGYFDDSIIQQLQSPALGLGQYQATLITEYSSVVQPVQLAFQQQIQTLKTQHEEFVSSLTQQQQQQQQQIQMPQMEADVKATPPPPAPPPAPTPAPAIPPTTQPDDSKPPIQMPGSSEYDASGGVQDPAASGPRGPGPHDQIPPNKPPWFDQPHPVAPWGQQQPPEQPPYPHHQGGPPHCPPWNNSHEGMWGEQRGDPGWNGQRDAPWNSQPDPNWNSQFEGPWNSQHEQPPWGGGQREPPFRMQRPPHFRGPFPPHQQHPQFNQPPHPHNFNRFPPRFMQDDFPPRHPFERPPYPHRFDYPQGDFQAEMGPPHHHPGHRMPHPGINEHPPWGGPQHPDFGPPPHGFNGQPPHMRRQGPPHINHDDPSLVPNVPYFDLPAGLMAPLVKLEDHEYKPLDPKDIRLPPPMPPSERLLAAVEAFYSPPSHDRPRNSEGWEQNGLYEFFRAKMRARRRKGQEKRNSGPSRSRSRSKSRGRSSSRSNSRSSKSSGSYSRSRSRSCSRSYSRSRSRSRSRSRSSRSRSRSRSRSRSKSYSPGRRHRSRSRSPTPPSSAGLGSNSAPPIPDSRLGEENKGHQMLVKMGWSGSGGLGVKEQGIQDPIKGGDVRDKWDQYKGVGVALDDPYENYRRNKSYSFIARMKAREECK is encoded by the exons ATGGAGATGCCGCTGCCGCCAGACG ACCAGGAGCTCCGAAATGTCATCGACAAGCTGGCCCAGTTCGTGGCTCGGAACGGGCCCGAGTTTGAAAAGATGACGATGGAGAAGCAGAAGGACAACCCGAAATTCTCTTTTCTGTTCGGAGGCGAGTTCTACAGTTACTACAAGTGCAAGTTGGCGctggagcagcagcagc GGgctgcctctcctcctctcctgccagTCATCTGCAAGCAGCAGGCCCCGGAACTGGAACCGGCTGCGaccctgcctcccctgccccagcccccgcTGGCCCCTGCTGCACCCGTCGCACCCGCCCAGGGCACCCCGTCCATGGACGAGCTCATCCAGCAGAGCCAGTGGAAcctgcagcagcaggagcagcaccTGCTGGCCCTCAGACAG GAGCAGGTGACAGCAGCTGTGGCCCACGCGCTGGAGCAGCAGATGCAGAAGCTCCTGGAGGAGACGCAGCTGGACATGAACGAGTTTGACAACCTGCTCCAGCCCATCATTGATACCTGCACCAAGGATGCCATCTCg GCCGGGAAGAACTGGATGTTCAGCAATGCCAAGTCCCCGCCGCACTGCGAACTGATGGCGGGCCACCTCCGCAACCGCATCACGGCCGACGGGGCGCACTTTGAGCTGCGGCTGCACCTCATCTACTTGATCAACGACGTGCTGCACCACTG CCAGCGCAAGCAGGCCCGGGAGCTGCTGGCCGCCCTGCAGAAGGTCGTGGTGCCCATCTACTGTACCAGCTTCCTGGCCGTGGAGGAGGACAAGCAGCAGAAGATCGCCCGG CTCCTACAGCTCTGGGAGAAGAACGGCTACTTCGACGACTCCATCATCCAGCAGTTACAGAGCCCGGCTCTGGGGCTCGGCCAGTACCAG GCGACCCTCATCACTGAGTACTCCTCGGTGGTCCAGCCAGTGCAGCTGGCCTTCCAGCAGCAGATCCAGACCCTGAAGACCCAGCACGAGGAGTTCGTCAGCAGCCtgacccagcagcagcagcagcagcagcagcagatccagATGCCGCAGATGGAAGCTGACGTCAAGGCCACGCCACCGccgcccgccccacccccagcccccacaccCGCCCCGGCCATCCCGCCCACCACCCAGCCTG ATGACAGCAAGCCTCCCATCCAGATGCCCGGGTCTTCCGAGTACGACGCCTCAGGAGGGGTACAGGACCCAGCCGCCAGCGGCCCCCGTGGCCCTGGGCCCCATGACCAGATCCCACCTAACAAGCCCCCGTGGTTTGACCAGCCTCACCCCGTTGCTCCTTGGGGCCAACAGCAG CCTCCTGAGCAGCCGCCCTACCCACACCACCAGGGCGGGCCACCCCACTGCCCCCCCTGGAACAACAGCCACGAGGGCATGTGGGGCGAGCAACGCGGCGACCCCGGCTGGAACGGCCAGCGCGACGCCCCCTGGAACAGCCAACCTGACCCCAACTGGAACAGCCAGTTCGAGGGCCCCTGGAACAGCCAGCACGAGCAGCCGCCCTGGGGCGGGGGCCAGCGCGAGCCGCCCTTCCGCATGCAGCGGCCGCCGCACTTCCGCgggcccttccctccccaccagcaGCACCCGCAGTTCAACCAGCCACCACACCCCCACAACTTCAACCGCTTCCCGCCCCGCTTCATGCAGGACGACTTCCCCCCACGACACCCCTTCGAGCGGCCGCCCTACCCTCACCGCTTCGACTACCCCCAGGGGGACTTTCAGGCTG AAATGGGaccccctcaccaccaccccgGCCACCGCATGCCTCACCCTGGGATCAACGAGCACCCGCCTTGGGGTGGGCCCCAGCACCCTGACTTCGGCCCTCCGCCCCACGGCTTCAACGGGCAGCCCCCTCACATGCGGCGACAGGGCCCTCCGCACATCAACCATGACGACCCCAGCCTGGTCCCCAACGTGCCGTACTTCGACCTCCCTGCTGGACTGATGGCTCCCCTCGTGAAG CTGGAAGACCACGAGTACAAGCCTCTGGATCCTAAGGACATCCGCCTCCCACCCCCCATGCCGCCCAGTGAGAGGCTGCTGGCGGCCGTGGAGGCCTTCTACAGCCCGCCCTCCCACGACAGGCCCCGGAACAG CGAAGGCTGGGAGCAGAACGGTCTCTACGAGTTCTTCCGAGCAAAGATGCGGGCCCGGCGGAGGAAAGGCCAGGAGAAGAGGAACAG TGGACCCTCACGGTCTCGGAGCAGATCCAAAAGCCGAGGGCGCTCCTCCTCGCGCTCCAACTCACGGTCCTCCAAGTCGTCCGGCTCCTACTCCAGGTCACGGTCCCGCTCCTGCTCCCGCTCCTACTCCCGCTCCAGATCCAG GAGCCGCAGCCGCTCCCGCTCCTCCCGAAGCCGCTCCCGCTCCCGCTCCCGCTCGAGGTCCAAGTCCTACTCCCCAGGAAGGAGGCACCGGTCGCGGTCCAGGAGCCCCACCCCGCC TTCCTCGGCTGGTCTGGGTTCTAATTCAGCACCTCCTATACCGGACTCAAGGCTTGGGGAAGAGAACAAAGGACATCAGATGCTGGTGAAAATGG GCTGGAGTGGATCCGGCGGCCTCGGCGTGAAAGAGCAAGGGATCCAGGACCCCATCAAGGGTGGGGACGTGCGGGACAAGTGGGACCAGTACAAGGGCGTGGGCGTGGCCCTGGACGACCCCTACGAGAACTACCGCAGGAACAAGAGCTACTCCTTCATCGCCCGCATGAAGGCCCGGGAGGAGTGCAAGTAG
- the LOC122440674 gene encoding calcium homeostasis endoplasmic reticulum protein isoform X1, with protein sequence MEMPLPPDDQELRNVIDKLAQFVARNGPEFEKMTMEKQKDNPKFSFLFGGEFYSYYKCKLALEQQQRAASPPLLPVICKQQAPELEPAATLPPLPQPPLAPAAPVAPAQGTPSMDELIQQSQWNLQQQEQHLLALRQEQVTAAVAHALEQQMQKLLEETQLDMNEFDNLLQPIIDTCTKDAISAGKNWMFSNAKSPPHCELMAGHLRNRITADGAHFELRLHLIYLINDVLHHWALTRGRSLPHSQRKQARELLAALQKVVVPIYCTSFLAVEEDKQQKIARLLQLWEKNGYFDDSIIQQLQSPALGLGQYQATLITEYSSVVQPVQLAFQQQIQTLKTQHEEFVSSLTQQQQQQQQQIQMPQMEADVKATPPPPAPPPAPTPAPAIPPTTQPDDSKPPIQMPGSSEYDASGGVQDPAASGPRGPGPHDQIPPNKPPWFDQPHPVAPWGQQQPPEQPPYPHHQGGPPHCPPWNNSHEGMWGEQRGDPGWNGQRDAPWNSQPDPNWNSQFEGPWNSQHEQPPWGGGQREPPFRMQRPPHFRGPFPPHQQHPQFNQPPHPHNFNRFPPRFMQDDFPPRHPFERPPYPHRFDYPQGDFQAEMGPPHHHPGHRMPHPGINEHPPWGGPQHPDFGPPPHGFNGQPPHMRRQGPPHINHDDPSLVPNVPYFDLPAGLMAPLVKLEDHEYKPLDPKDIRLPPPMPPSERLLAAVEAFYSPPSHDRPRNSEGWEQNGLYEFFRAKMRARRRKGQEKRNSGPSRSRSRSKSRGRSSSRSNSRSSKSSGSYSRSRSRSCSRSYSRSRSRSRSRSRSSRSRSRSRSRSRSKSYSPGRRHRSRSRSPTPPSSAGLGSNSAPPIPDSRLGEENKGHQMLVKMGWSGSGGLGVKEQGIQDPIKGGDVRDKWDQYKGVGVALDDPYENYRRNKSYSFIARMKAREECK encoded by the exons ATGGAGATGCCGCTGCCGCCAGACG ACCAGGAGCTCCGAAATGTCATCGACAAGCTGGCCCAGTTCGTGGCTCGGAACGGGCCCGAGTTTGAAAAGATGACGATGGAGAAGCAGAAGGACAACCCGAAATTCTCTTTTCTGTTCGGAGGCGAGTTCTACAGTTACTACAAGTGCAAGTTGGCGctggagcagcagcagc GGgctgcctctcctcctctcctgccagTCATCTGCAAGCAGCAGGCCCCGGAACTGGAACCGGCTGCGaccctgcctcccctgccccagcccccgcTGGCCCCTGCTGCACCCGTCGCACCCGCCCAGGGCACCCCGTCCATGGACGAGCTCATCCAGCAGAGCCAGTGGAAcctgcagcagcaggagcagcaccTGCTGGCCCTCAGACAG GAGCAGGTGACAGCAGCTGTGGCCCACGCGCTGGAGCAGCAGATGCAGAAGCTCCTGGAGGAGACGCAGCTGGACATGAACGAGTTTGACAACCTGCTCCAGCCCATCATTGATACCTGCACCAAGGATGCCATCTCg GCCGGGAAGAACTGGATGTTCAGCAATGCCAAGTCCCCGCCGCACTGCGAACTGATGGCGGGCCACCTCCGCAACCGCATCACGGCCGACGGGGCGCACTTTGAGCTGCGGCTGCACCTCATCTACTTGATCAACGACGTGCTGCACCACTG GGCCCTGACGCGCGGAAGGTCTCTCCCTCACAGCCAGCGCAAGCAGGCCCGGGAGCTGCTGGCCGCCCTGCAGAAGGTCGTGGTGCCCATCTACTGTACCAGCTTCCTGGCCGTGGAGGAGGACAAGCAGCAGAAGATCGCCCGG CTCCTACAGCTCTGGGAGAAGAACGGCTACTTCGACGACTCCATCATCCAGCAGTTACAGAGCCCGGCTCTGGGGCTCGGCCAGTACCAG GCGACCCTCATCACTGAGTACTCCTCGGTGGTCCAGCCAGTGCAGCTGGCCTTCCAGCAGCAGATCCAGACCCTGAAGACCCAGCACGAGGAGTTCGTCAGCAGCCtgacccagcagcagcagcagcagcagcagcagatccagATGCCGCAGATGGAAGCTGACGTCAAGGCCACGCCACCGccgcccgccccacccccagcccccacaccCGCCCCGGCCATCCCGCCCACCACCCAGCCTG ATGACAGCAAGCCTCCCATCCAGATGCCCGGGTCTTCCGAGTACGACGCCTCAGGAGGGGTACAGGACCCAGCCGCCAGCGGCCCCCGTGGCCCTGGGCCCCATGACCAGATCCCACCTAACAAGCCCCCGTGGTTTGACCAGCCTCACCCCGTTGCTCCTTGGGGCCAACAGCAG CCTCCTGAGCAGCCGCCCTACCCACACCACCAGGGCGGGCCACCCCACTGCCCCCCCTGGAACAACAGCCACGAGGGCATGTGGGGCGAGCAACGCGGCGACCCCGGCTGGAACGGCCAGCGCGACGCCCCCTGGAACAGCCAACCTGACCCCAACTGGAACAGCCAGTTCGAGGGCCCCTGGAACAGCCAGCACGAGCAGCCGCCCTGGGGCGGGGGCCAGCGCGAGCCGCCCTTCCGCATGCAGCGGCCGCCGCACTTCCGCgggcccttccctccccaccagcaGCACCCGCAGTTCAACCAGCCACCACACCCCCACAACTTCAACCGCTTCCCGCCCCGCTTCATGCAGGACGACTTCCCCCCACGACACCCCTTCGAGCGGCCGCCCTACCCTCACCGCTTCGACTACCCCCAGGGGGACTTTCAGGCTG AAATGGGaccccctcaccaccaccccgGCCACCGCATGCCTCACCCTGGGATCAACGAGCACCCGCCTTGGGGTGGGCCCCAGCACCCTGACTTCGGCCCTCCGCCCCACGGCTTCAACGGGCAGCCCCCTCACATGCGGCGACAGGGCCCTCCGCACATCAACCATGACGACCCCAGCCTGGTCCCCAACGTGCCGTACTTCGACCTCCCTGCTGGACTGATGGCTCCCCTCGTGAAG CTGGAAGACCACGAGTACAAGCCTCTGGATCCTAAGGACATCCGCCTCCCACCCCCCATGCCGCCCAGTGAGAGGCTGCTGGCGGCCGTGGAGGCCTTCTACAGCCCGCCCTCCCACGACAGGCCCCGGAACAG CGAAGGCTGGGAGCAGAACGGTCTCTACGAGTTCTTCCGAGCAAAGATGCGGGCCCGGCGGAGGAAAGGCCAGGAGAAGAGGAACAG TGGACCCTCACGGTCTCGGAGCAGATCCAAAAGCCGAGGGCGCTCCTCCTCGCGCTCCAACTCACGGTCCTCCAAGTCGTCCGGCTCCTACTCCAGGTCACGGTCCCGCTCCTGCTCCCGCTCCTACTCCCGCTCCAGATCCAG GAGCCGCAGCCGCTCCCGCTCCTCCCGAAGCCGCTCCCGCTCCCGCTCCCGCTCGAGGTCCAAGTCCTACTCCCCAGGAAGGAGGCACCGGTCGCGGTCCAGGAGCCCCACCCCGCC TTCCTCGGCTGGTCTGGGTTCTAATTCAGCACCTCCTATACCGGACTCAAGGCTTGGGGAAGAGAACAAAGGACATCAGATGCTGGTGAAAATGG GCTGGAGTGGATCCGGCGGCCTCGGCGTGAAAGAGCAAGGGATCCAGGACCCCATCAAGGGTGGGGACGTGCGGGACAAGTGGGACCAGTACAAGGGCGTGGGCGTGGCCCTGGACGACCCCTACGAGAACTACCGCAGGAACAAGAGCTACTCCTTCATCGCCCGCATGAAGGCCCGGGAGGAGTGCAAGTAG
- the LOC122440674 gene encoding calcium homeostasis endoplasmic reticulum protein isoform X2: protein MEMPLPPDDQELRNVIDKLAQFVARNGPEFEKMTMEKQKDNPKFSFLFGGEFYSYYKCKLALEQQQLICKQQAPELEPAATLPPLPQPPLAPAAPVAPAQGTPSMDELIQQSQWNLQQQEQHLLALRQEQVTAAVAHALEQQMQKLLEETQLDMNEFDNLLQPIIDTCTKDAISAGKNWMFSNAKSPPHCELMAGHLRNRITADGAHFELRLHLIYLINDVLHHWALTRGRSLPHSQRKQARELLAALQKVVVPIYCTSFLAVEEDKQQKIARLLQLWEKNGYFDDSIIQQLQSPALGLGQYQATLITEYSSVVQPVQLAFQQQIQTLKTQHEEFVSSLTQQQQQQQQQIQMPQMEADVKATPPPPAPPPAPTPAPAIPPTTQPDDSKPPIQMPGSSEYDASGGVQDPAASGPRGPGPHDQIPPNKPPWFDQPHPVAPWGQQQPPEQPPYPHHQGGPPHCPPWNNSHEGMWGEQRGDPGWNGQRDAPWNSQPDPNWNSQFEGPWNSQHEQPPWGGGQREPPFRMQRPPHFRGPFPPHQQHPQFNQPPHPHNFNRFPPRFMQDDFPPRHPFERPPYPHRFDYPQGDFQAEMGPPHHHPGHRMPHPGINEHPPWGGPQHPDFGPPPHGFNGQPPHMRRQGPPHINHDDPSLVPNVPYFDLPAGLMAPLVKLEDHEYKPLDPKDIRLPPPMPPSERLLAAVEAFYSPPSHDRPRNSEGWEQNGLYEFFRAKMRARRRKGQEKRNSGPSRSRSRSKSRGRSSSRSNSRSSKSSGSYSRSRSRSCSRSYSRSRSRSRSRSRSSRSRSRSRSRSRSKSYSPGRRHRSRSRSPTPPSSAGLGSNSAPPIPDSRLGEENKGHQMLVKMGWSGSGGLGVKEQGIQDPIKGGDVRDKWDQYKGVGVALDDPYENYRRNKSYSFIARMKAREECK from the exons ATGGAGATGCCGCTGCCGCCAGACG ACCAGGAGCTCCGAAATGTCATCGACAAGCTGGCCCAGTTCGTGGCTCGGAACGGGCCCGAGTTTGAAAAGATGACGATGGAGAAGCAGAAGGACAACCCGAAATTCTCTTTTCTGTTCGGAGGCGAGTTCTACAGTTACTACAAGTGCAAGTTGGCGctggagcagcagcagc TCATCTGCAAGCAGCAGGCCCCGGAACTGGAACCGGCTGCGaccctgcctcccctgccccagcccccgcTGGCCCCTGCTGCACCCGTCGCACCCGCCCAGGGCACCCCGTCCATGGACGAGCTCATCCAGCAGAGCCAGTGGAAcctgcagcagcaggagcagcaccTGCTGGCCCTCAGACAG GAGCAGGTGACAGCAGCTGTGGCCCACGCGCTGGAGCAGCAGATGCAGAAGCTCCTGGAGGAGACGCAGCTGGACATGAACGAGTTTGACAACCTGCTCCAGCCCATCATTGATACCTGCACCAAGGATGCCATCTCg GCCGGGAAGAACTGGATGTTCAGCAATGCCAAGTCCCCGCCGCACTGCGAACTGATGGCGGGCCACCTCCGCAACCGCATCACGGCCGACGGGGCGCACTTTGAGCTGCGGCTGCACCTCATCTACTTGATCAACGACGTGCTGCACCACTG GGCCCTGACGCGCGGAAGGTCTCTCCCTCACAGCCAGCGCAAGCAGGCCCGGGAGCTGCTGGCCGCCCTGCAGAAGGTCGTGGTGCCCATCTACTGTACCAGCTTCCTGGCCGTGGAGGAGGACAAGCAGCAGAAGATCGCCCGG CTCCTACAGCTCTGGGAGAAGAACGGCTACTTCGACGACTCCATCATCCAGCAGTTACAGAGCCCGGCTCTGGGGCTCGGCCAGTACCAG GCGACCCTCATCACTGAGTACTCCTCGGTGGTCCAGCCAGTGCAGCTGGCCTTCCAGCAGCAGATCCAGACCCTGAAGACCCAGCACGAGGAGTTCGTCAGCAGCCtgacccagcagcagcagcagcagcagcagcagatccagATGCCGCAGATGGAAGCTGACGTCAAGGCCACGCCACCGccgcccgccccacccccagcccccacaccCGCCCCGGCCATCCCGCCCACCACCCAGCCTG ATGACAGCAAGCCTCCCATCCAGATGCCCGGGTCTTCCGAGTACGACGCCTCAGGAGGGGTACAGGACCCAGCCGCCAGCGGCCCCCGTGGCCCTGGGCCCCATGACCAGATCCCACCTAACAAGCCCCCGTGGTTTGACCAGCCTCACCCCGTTGCTCCTTGGGGCCAACAGCAG CCTCCTGAGCAGCCGCCCTACCCACACCACCAGGGCGGGCCACCCCACTGCCCCCCCTGGAACAACAGCCACGAGGGCATGTGGGGCGAGCAACGCGGCGACCCCGGCTGGAACGGCCAGCGCGACGCCCCCTGGAACAGCCAACCTGACCCCAACTGGAACAGCCAGTTCGAGGGCCCCTGGAACAGCCAGCACGAGCAGCCGCCCTGGGGCGGGGGCCAGCGCGAGCCGCCCTTCCGCATGCAGCGGCCGCCGCACTTCCGCgggcccttccctccccaccagcaGCACCCGCAGTTCAACCAGCCACCACACCCCCACAACTTCAACCGCTTCCCGCCCCGCTTCATGCAGGACGACTTCCCCCCACGACACCCCTTCGAGCGGCCGCCCTACCCTCACCGCTTCGACTACCCCCAGGGGGACTTTCAGGCTG AAATGGGaccccctcaccaccaccccgGCCACCGCATGCCTCACCCTGGGATCAACGAGCACCCGCCTTGGGGTGGGCCCCAGCACCCTGACTTCGGCCCTCCGCCCCACGGCTTCAACGGGCAGCCCCCTCACATGCGGCGACAGGGCCCTCCGCACATCAACCATGACGACCCCAGCCTGGTCCCCAACGTGCCGTACTTCGACCTCCCTGCTGGACTGATGGCTCCCCTCGTGAAG CTGGAAGACCACGAGTACAAGCCTCTGGATCCTAAGGACATCCGCCTCCCACCCCCCATGCCGCCCAGTGAGAGGCTGCTGGCGGCCGTGGAGGCCTTCTACAGCCCGCCCTCCCACGACAGGCCCCGGAACAG CGAAGGCTGGGAGCAGAACGGTCTCTACGAGTTCTTCCGAGCAAAGATGCGGGCCCGGCGGAGGAAAGGCCAGGAGAAGAGGAACAG TGGACCCTCACGGTCTCGGAGCAGATCCAAAAGCCGAGGGCGCTCCTCCTCGCGCTCCAACTCACGGTCCTCCAAGTCGTCCGGCTCCTACTCCAGGTCACGGTCCCGCTCCTGCTCCCGCTCCTACTCCCGCTCCAGATCCAG GAGCCGCAGCCGCTCCCGCTCCTCCCGAAGCCGCTCCCGCTCCCGCTCCCGCTCGAGGTCCAAGTCCTACTCCCCAGGAAGGAGGCACCGGTCGCGGTCCAGGAGCCCCACCCCGCC TTCCTCGGCTGGTCTGGGTTCTAATTCAGCACCTCCTATACCGGACTCAAGGCTTGGGGAAGAGAACAAAGGACATCAGATGCTGGTGAAAATGG GCTGGAGTGGATCCGGCGGCCTCGGCGTGAAAGAGCAAGGGATCCAGGACCCCATCAAGGGTGGGGACGTGCGGGACAAGTGGGACCAGTACAAGGGCGTGGGCGTGGCCCTGGACGACCCCTACGAGAACTACCGCAGGAACAAGAGCTACTCCTTCATCGCCCGCATGAAGGCCCGGGAGGAGTGCAAGTAG